One Nitrospira sp. DNA window includes the following coding sequences:
- a CDS encoding outer membrane lipoprotein carrier protein LolA — protein sequence MMVRLMRAVVCAGCMVLAGTAWAGDFAIDDKALVEVQDIVKQLQARYEKTKDLQADFTQQTRIEGFERPVTSSGKVYIKKPGRLRWDYLEPATEQIYVNQDDVKVYVPEHKQVLVGKLTRMAASQAPLELLQGAAKLEESFEVAPATGKKDRGVGGLRLLSLTPKGQEGDPARPVQRIVVEVFPKTYFIRTVWLYEVNGNVATFEFSSLKPNVGLGNEVFDFKTPPDVEVVKAPVLN from the coding sequence ATGATGGTGAGACTGATGCGGGCGGTTGTCTGTGCCGGTTGCATGGTTCTGGCGGGAACCGCGTGGGCGGGTGATTTCGCCATCGACGACAAGGCGCTGGTGGAAGTGCAGGACATCGTGAAACAGCTTCAGGCCCGATACGAGAAAACGAAAGATCTTCAAGCGGACTTTACCCAACAGACCAGGATCGAAGGGTTTGAGCGGCCGGTGACATCGTCCGGCAAGGTCTACATCAAGAAACCAGGCCGGTTGCGATGGGATTACCTCGAACCGGCGACCGAGCAGATCTACGTGAACCAGGACGATGTGAAAGTGTATGTGCCGGAACACAAGCAAGTGCTGGTGGGGAAGCTGACGCGCATGGCGGCTTCGCAAGCGCCGCTCGAACTCTTGCAGGGCGCGGCCAAGCTGGAAGAGTCGTTCGAGGTGGCTCCGGCAACGGGGAAAAAGGACCGGGGGGTGGGGGGGCTGCGGTTGCTGAGCCTCACGCCGAAAGGACAGGAAGGCGACCCCGCTCGTCCAGTGCAGCGGATTGTGGTGGAGGTGTTCCCCAAGACCTATTTCATCCGAACGGTTTGGCTCTATGAGGTGAATGGGAATGTGGCGACATTTGAGTTTTCGTCGCTGAAGCCGAATGTCGGGCTGGGAAACGAGGTCTTCGATTTCAAAACGCCGCCTGATGTTGAGGTGGTCAAGGCCCCGGTGCTGAATTAA
- a CDS encoding DNA translocase FtsK 4TM domain-containing protein — protein sequence MGATTSSKRGEARRAPSPPSHIQREVIGVVLIALSLLTLLSLLSFVPGEAKTVAAGAPAANPPRNLIGSFGAVLAGGFFYLIGGAAYLFPLLLGRVGLRCFSQSPVSIRLRTAGSSLAAVLFLSAFLHLEATAVPTFTSGLVYRGVAGGLCGQMVAEGLRAWFASTGAHILIIAGFLVSLLFTTPLSLTEFIHAVPARWAALRERLAAVLPERAEPAVADTANRRQRGKAAKPAVSQESVDVAAISAEEAVPNPPTEWPVIQPPLQAVTSSADATESEPEIAPVSVDAGDYQLPDPDELLTDPSGPVTRMSDDELKAQSDVLMRALTSFGIEGKVTEVRPGPVVTMYEFEPSPGTKVARIVNLADDLALGLKATSLRIVAPIPGKSVVGIEVPNLARETVSMKEVVMSEIFTKARSKLTLALGKDIFGAPATADLKTMPHLLVAGATGAGKSVGLNTMLLSILFSARPSEVKLLLIDPKMLEFSAYDGIPHLLRPVITDAKSAARGLGWVVAEMERRYKLLSEAGVRNIDAYNRKVAGLHEAFAEETAAANQPELPMQFLTEEARLAAGESTDPEVNPGPRDRPTPPEPLPYIVVMIDELADLMMVAPKDVEDKIARLAQMARASGIHLVLATQRPSVDVLTGLIKANFPARIAFQVSSKTDSRTILDANGAEALLGRGDMLYLASGTGRLARLHGSFVSDDDVRRVVEFVKKQALPKYDPELQSLKQEDAAEEEAKDEVYEQAKDLVLSTGQASASLIQRRLRVGYPRAARMIEQMEADGIVGAAGRDGRREVLGRRGPVGAAEA from the coding sequence TCGCGGCGGGGGCGCCGGCGGCGAATCCTCCACGCAATCTCATTGGATCATTCGGCGCGGTGCTCGCCGGCGGATTCTTTTATCTCATCGGCGGCGCAGCCTATCTCTTCCCCCTATTACTCGGGCGGGTGGGCCTGCGCTGCTTTTCGCAGAGTCCTGTCAGCATCCGCTTGCGCACGGCGGGGAGTTCCCTCGCCGCGGTGCTCTTTCTCAGCGCCTTTCTGCATCTGGAAGCGACCGCCGTGCCGACCTTCACCAGCGGCTTGGTCTATCGCGGGGTTGCCGGAGGGCTGTGCGGCCAGATGGTGGCCGAGGGGCTGCGGGCATGGTTTGCCAGCACGGGCGCGCACATATTGATTATCGCCGGATTTCTCGTATCGCTGCTGTTTACGACGCCGCTTTCCCTCACCGAGTTCATTCATGCGGTTCCCGCCCGCTGGGCGGCGCTGCGCGAACGATTGGCGGCGGTGCTGCCTGAACGGGCCGAACCGGCCGTTGCGGACACGGCGAATCGGAGACAGAGAGGGAAAGCCGCCAAGCCGGCTGTTTCTCAGGAGAGCGTTGATGTGGCTGCCATTTCTGCGGAAGAGGCGGTTCCCAATCCACCGACCGAATGGCCGGTCATCCAGCCGCCTTTGCAGGCGGTGACCTCTTCTGCGGACGCTACGGAGTCGGAGCCGGAGATTGCTCCGGTATCCGTCGATGCGGGCGACTATCAGCTGCCCGATCCGGATGAGCTGTTGACCGATCCCAGCGGTCCGGTCACCCGCATGTCGGATGACGAGTTGAAAGCGCAGTCGGATGTGTTGATGCGGGCCTTGACGAGCTTTGGCATCGAGGGGAAGGTGACGGAGGTGCGGCCGGGCCCGGTCGTGACGATGTATGAGTTTGAGCCGTCGCCCGGCACCAAAGTCGCGAGGATCGTCAACTTGGCCGATGACCTGGCGCTTGGGCTGAAGGCGACGAGCTTGCGCATTGTTGCGCCGATCCCGGGGAAGTCGGTGGTCGGGATCGAAGTGCCCAACCTGGCTCGCGAGACGGTGTCGATGAAAGAAGTCGTGATGAGCGAGATCTTTACGAAGGCCCGCTCGAAGCTCACGCTGGCGCTGGGCAAGGATATCTTCGGCGCCCCGGCGACGGCGGATCTCAAAACCATGCCGCATTTGCTGGTGGCCGGCGCGACCGGGGCCGGCAAGAGCGTCGGGCTCAACACGATGTTGTTGAGCATTCTCTTTTCTGCGCGGCCGAGCGAGGTCAAGCTCCTCTTGATCGATCCGAAGATGCTGGAGTTTTCGGCCTACGACGGCATCCCTCACTTGCTGCGGCCGGTCATCACCGATGCAAAGTCTGCGGCGCGTGGGTTGGGATGGGTGGTAGCCGAGATGGAGCGCCGCTACAAACTGCTTTCGGAAGCGGGTGTCCGGAACATCGATGCGTACAATCGCAAGGTGGCCGGGCTGCATGAAGCCTTTGCGGAAGAGACGGCGGCGGCCAATCAGCCTGAATTGCCCATGCAGTTTTTGACCGAGGAAGCGCGTTTGGCCGCCGGCGAGTCCACCGACCCCGAGGTGAATCCTGGCCCGCGTGACCGGCCGACTCCGCCGGAACCGCTTCCGTACATTGTCGTGATGATCGACGAGTTGGCGGATCTCATGATGGTGGCCCCCAAGGATGTAGAGGATAAGATCGCGCGGTTGGCGCAAATGGCCAGAGCCTCCGGCATCCATCTGGTGCTGGCCACGCAGCGGCCGTCGGTGGATGTGCTGACCGGACTCATCAAGGCCAACTTTCCGGCACGCATTGCCTTCCAAGTGTCGTCGAAAACCGATTCGCGCACGATTCTCGATGCCAACGGCGCCGAGGCGCTTCTCGGGCGCGGGGATATGCTGTATCTCGCCTCCGGGACCGGCCGGCTTGCTCGTTTGCATGGATCGTTTGTCTCCGATGACGATGTGCGGCGGGTTGTGGAGTTTGTGAAGAAGCAGGCGCTGCCGAAGTACGATCCCGAGCTGCAATCGCTCAAGCAGGAGGACGCGGCAGAGGAGGAGGCCAAGGACGAGGTGTACGAACAGGCCAAGGACTTGGTGCTGTCGACCGGGCAGGCGTCGGCGTCGTTGATTCAACGGCGGTTGCGGGTGGGCTATCCCCGTGCCGCGCGCATGATCGAGCAGATGGAGGCGGACGGGATTGTGGGCGCCGCGGGCCGTGACGGCCGGCGGGAAGTGTTGGGCCGTCGAGGGCCGGTGGGAGCGGCTGAAGCATGA
- a CDS encoding 2OG-Fe(II) oxygenase, with the protein MSMQAEQKRVVSDRIDQAVAAIDFEQAHKTYWAQNEFLVIKQFLPRSFVEEVLVPQAHGLQPSLNRNYIPGHKKGGSVSYYTVLEQSALFLDLYRSASYRGFLNRLVHADLLLCPDNDPHSCALYYYTEPGDHIGFHYDTSYYKGARYTILLGLVDRSAQCKLVCDLFKDDPTKETRHLELITEPGDMVIFNGDKLWHAVTPLGEGEERIVLTMEYVTNPEMGRFKRLYSNLKDSFAYFGLKTVFKRAFSGRSSS; encoded by the coding sequence ATGAGCATGCAAGCTGAACAGAAGCGTGTCGTGAGTGACAGGATCGATCAAGCGGTGGCGGCGATCGATTTCGAGCAGGCGCACAAAACGTACTGGGCGCAAAACGAATTTCTCGTCATCAAGCAATTTCTCCCGCGGTCGTTTGTGGAAGAGGTGTTGGTGCCGCAGGCCCACGGGCTGCAGCCCAGTCTGAACCGGAACTATATCCCAGGGCACAAAAAGGGCGGCAGCGTCAGCTACTATACGGTGCTCGAACAGTCCGCGCTCTTTCTCGATCTCTATCGGTCGGCGTCCTATCGCGGCTTCCTCAATCGGCTGGTGCACGCCGATCTGTTGCTCTGCCCAGACAACGATCCGCATTCCTGCGCGCTCTACTACTATACAGAGCCGGGAGATCATATCGGGTTCCACTACGATACGTCGTACTACAAGGGGGCGCGCTATACGATCTTGTTGGGGCTGGTCGATCGGTCGGCGCAGTGCAAACTCGTGTGTGATCTATTCAAGGACGATCCGACAAAAGAAACCCGGCATCTCGAACTGATTACCGAGCCAGGCGATATGGTGATCTTCAACGGGGATAAGCTCTGGCATGCCGTGACTCCCTTGGGAGAGGGAGAGGAGCGCATTGTCCTAACTATGGAATATGTTACGAATCCCGAGATGGGCCGATTCAAGCGGCTCTACTCAAATCTCAAAGACTCGTTTGCCTACTTCGGCTTGAAGACCGTTTTTAAGCGGGCCTTTTCCGGCCGGTCCTCTTCCTGA